One Acanthochromis polyacanthus isolate Apoly-LR-REF ecotype Palm Island chromosome 6, KAUST_Apoly_ChrSc, whole genome shotgun sequence DNA segment encodes these proteins:
- the LOC110968556 gene encoding ephrin type-B receptor 2-like isoform X2: protein MNALAFYSQMPGMTIIMDIFYFLWILPPVWAVEEVLMDSTTATAELGWTLYPSQGWEEVSGYDENMNTIRTYQVCNVFDSSQNNWVRTKYIRRRGAQRIHVQMKFSVRDCSSIPNVPGSCKETFNLYYYESDSDMATKSSPPWMENPWVKVDTIAADESFSQVDLGGRIMKINSEVRSFGPVSRNGFYLAFQDYGACMSLIAVRVFYRKCPLVIQNGAVFPETLSGAESTSLVAARGVCVPNGEEVDVPIKLYCNGDGEWMVPIGRCMCKAGYEGVENGTVCKACMSGFFKAAQGDHKCLQCPINSRTTSEGATNCVCRNGYYRTDSDPPQMPCTTVPSAPQNVISIVNETSLRLEWSPPQEGGGREDVVYNIICKSCGSGRGGCTRCGDNVQFVPRQLGLTDTRVHISDLLAHTQYTFEIQAVNGVSDQSPYSPQYTSVNITTNQAAPSAVSIIHQVSRTPNSITLSWSQPDQPNGVILDYELQYYEKNQAEWNSSLTRSQTNTAVIRGLKSGTIYVFQVRARTVAGFGRFSGKMYFQTMTEEEYNSSIQEKLPLIIGSSAAGVVLIIAITVVIIVCRSRRNSDRPESEYTDKLQHYTSGHMSPGMKIYIDPFTYEDPNEAVREFAKEIDIACVKIEQVIGAGEFGEVCSGNLRQPGKREILVAIKTLKAGYTERQRRDFLSEASIMGQFDHPNIIHLEGVVTKSSPVMIITEFMENGSLDSFLRQNDGQFTVIQLVGMLRGIAAGMKYLCDMNYVHRDLAARNILVNSNLVCKVSDFGLSRFLEDDTSDPTYTSALGGKIPIRWTAPEAIQYRKFTSSSDCWSYGIVMWEVMSYGERPYWDMSNQDVINAIEQDYRLPPPMDCPSALHQLMLDCWQKDRNNRPKFSQIVSTLDKMIRNPNSLKAMTPLSSSVHLPLLDRSTPDFSSFSTVDEWLDAIKMGQYKENFTNEGFTSFDVVSQMSMEDIVKVGVTLAGHQKKILNSIQSMRAQMNQITSVEV, encoded by the exons AAGTACTGATGGATTCAACAACTGCAACAGCAGAGCTAGGCTGGACCCTCTACCCATCACAGGGG TGGGAAGAAGTTAGTGGCTatgatgaaaatatgaacaCCATTCGAACATACCAGGTGTGCAATGTCTTCGACAGCAGCCAGAACAACTGGGTACGCACCAAATACATCCGCCGTCGTGGTGCTCAGCGCATCCATGTGCAGATGAAGTTCTCAGTGCGCGACTGCAGTTCTATACCCAATGTCCCTGGTTCCTGCAAGGAGACCTTTAATCTGTATTACTATGAGTCTGACTCGGACATGGCCACTAAGTCATCCCCACCCTGGATGGAGAACCCCTGGGTGAAAGTGGACACTATAGCAGCTGATGAAAGTTTCTCTCAGGTTGATCTTGGTGGCCGCATCATGAAGATCAACAGTGAAGTTCGAAGCTTTGGACCTGTTTCACGCAATGGGTTCTACCTCGCTTTCCAGGATTATGGGGCCTGCATGTCACTTATTGCTGTTCGAGTTTTCTACAGGAAATGTCCCCTTGTAATCCAGAATGGCGCCGTCTTTcctgagactttatctggagcAGAGAGCACCTCTTTGGTTGCAGCCAGAGGAGTGTGTGTTCCTAATGGGGAGGAGGTGGATGTACCCATCAAGCTCTACTGTAATGGGGATGGAGAGTGGATGGTACCCATTGGGCGCTGCATGTGCAAAGCCGGGTATGAGGGAGTGGAGAATGGCACAGTCTGCAAAG CATGTATGTCAGGCTTCTTCAAAGCTGCACAGGGAGATCACAAATGTCTGCAATGCCCCATTAACAGCCGAACTACAAGCGAAGGAGCAACTAACTGTGTCTGTCGCAATGGCTACTACCGCACTGACTCTGACCCTCCACAGATGCCGTGTACCA CTGTTCCATCAGCACCACAGAACGTTATCTCCATCGTGAATGAAACCTCTCTGAGGCTGGAGTGGAGCCCACCCCAGGAGGGTGGAGGCCGTGAAGATGTTGTCTACAACATCATTTGTAAAAGCTGCGGCAGTGGACGTGGCGGCTGTACCCGCTGTGGGGACAATGTACAGTTTGTTCCACGTCAGCTGGGACTGACCGACACCCGCGTCCACATCAGCGACCTCCTGGCTCATACCCAGTACACCTTTGAAATACAAGCCGTCAATGGAGTGTCGGACCAGAGTCCTTATTCACCACAGTACACATCTGTCAACATCACCACCAACCAGGCTG cacCATCAGCAGTGTCAATCATCCACCAGGTCAGCAGAACTCCTAACAGCATCACCCTATCCTGGTCCCAGCCTGATCAGCCCAACGGTGTTATCCTCGACTATGAACTGCAGTACTATGAGAAG AACCAGGCAGAGTGGAACTCATCTCTGACAAGGAGTCAGACCAACACTGCAGTCATACGAGGTTTGAAGTCTGGAACTATCTACGTCTTCCAGGTTCGGGCTCGAACAGTTGCTGGATTTGGGCGGTTTAGTGGCAAAATGTACTTCCAAACCATGACTGAAG AGGAATATAACTCCAGTATCCAGGAAAAGCTCCCCCTCATCATTGGCTCATCTGCTGCAGGAGTCGTCTTAATCATTGCCATCACTGTTGTCATAATTGTTTGTCGCAG CAGGAGAAATTCAGACAGACCGGAATCAGAGTACACAGACAAACTCCAACATTATACCAGTGGTCACA TGTCACCAGGAATGAAGATCTACATCGACCCCTTCACTTATGAAGATCCCAACGAAGCGGTCAGAGAGTTTGCCAAGGAAATTGACATTGCCTGTGTCAAGATTGAACAAGTGATTGGTGCAG GTGAGTTTGGTGAAGTCTGCAGTGGAAATCTAAGGCAGCCTGGGAAGAGAGAGATATTGGTGGCTATTAAGACACTGAAGGCAGGTTACACTGAGCGCCAGAGGCGGGACTTTCTGAGTGAGGCATCCATCATGGGCCAGTTTGACCACCCCAACATCATCCATCTAGAGGGAGTGGTGACCAAGAGCAGCCCTGTGATGATCATCACTGAGTTCATGGAGAATGGATCCCTTGACTCCTTCCTCAGG caAAATGATGGGCAGTTCACAGTGATCCAGCTAGTGGGAATGCTGCGTGGCATAGCAGCAGGAATGAAGTACCTGTGTGACATGAACTACGTCCATCGAGACCTGGCAGCGAGGAACATCCTTGTCAACAGCAACCTAGTGTGCAAAGTGTCTGACTTTGGCCTATCACGCTTCCTTGAAGACGATACATCAGATCCCACCTATACCAGTGCTCTG GGAGGGAAGATTCCCATTAGGTGGACAGCTCCAGAGGCCATTCAATACAGGAAATTCACCTCCTCTAGTGACTGCTGGAGCTATGGCATAGTCATGTGGGAGGTGATGTCATACGGAGAGCGGCCCTACTGGGACATGAGTAATCAAGAT GTAATCAATGCCATAGAGCAGGACTACAGGTTGCCACCTCCTATGGATTGTCCCAGtgcactacatcagctgatgcTTGACTGCTGGCAGAAAGACCGTAACAACCGGCCTAAATTCAGCCAAATTGTCAGCACCCTGGATAAAATGATCCGCAACCCCAACAGTCTGAAGGCCATGACACCACTGTCATCAAG TGTTCACTTACCTCTGCTCGACCGCAGCACTCCAGACTTCTCCTCTTTCAGTACAGTGGATGAGTGGCTGGATGCCATTAAGATGGGCCAGTACAAGGAGAACTTTACCAACGAAGGCTTCACCAGCTTTGATGTGGTGTCTCAGATGTCTATGGA GGACATCGTAAAGGTAGGCGTGACACTGGCTGGCCACCAGAAGAAGATCCTGAACAGTATCCAGTCCATGAGGGCCCAAATGAACCAGATCACCTCAGTGGAAGTGTGA